The Candidatus Obscuribacterales bacterium sequence TGCTCAACTAGCACAGCAACTCCAAAGTTTGAGCCCTTACGCTACTCCTGTTTCATGTTCAAAATTAAACGACACTTTCGTGCCGAGTCTTGCCAAATATCGAAGCAATAAGTCCACACTAAAGCATTGTGTCTTCATTCCCATAATTTCAGCCACACGCGGCTGTCTGACTCTTAAAACAGACGCAATCTGGCGCTGAGACATTCCGCTAGCCTCAATTAAATCTCTAAGCTTACTGATTAGCTCCGCTCGCGCCAAAAGACTGGCAGCCTCATCATCATCAAATCCGATGTCTTTGAATACGTTACCGGAGCTTTCCTCCATGTCATATTTTCTTTTGCGTCTTGTGGCTTCGTTGCGCTTCTGCATAAGCGGACCTCGCTATTTCAATATCGTGATGGGATGTCTTGTGTGTCGTCTTTTTAAAACAATGTAGAACATAAATGGCCTCTTCAAATTTTGCTACATAAATCACCCTGTATTCATTCGGAACATGAATTCGAATTTCTTTGGCACCCGCACCCACTATGGACATTGGCTTCCAATCAGTTGGTGTCTTTCCCTCCTGAAGCCTAAACAACTCCGAACCAGCCTTGTAGCGAGCCTCATCGGGAAACTGTTTCAAAATGCTCCGGCTAGCACCAACCCATTTGATCGGCTTGAGCAACATACAACTCTCCCTTATGATACGCAATCGCGTATCACCTGTCAACAGGCATCCATACCCCTTTCCTATAAAGACGAAAAAGGAGTCAAAAAGTTCAAGCCAAGTGATTAAAATCACCCCGCGAAGCCCCTCGTGCAACCGAGAGACTTAGAGCGTCACGCGATACTAAGCCAGAATAGAGCATTACAGAGAGAAAGAACCTCACCAAGTTTACACAGTTATATATCTATGATCTGCTTACTTTGTAAACCAAGCCTCTCGGGGCTCTTCATGTCCGAAAGAACACAAGACAGATTGCACAGCGCTGTTAGCAGGGCAACACCAACTGTAGCCGAAGCAACAATAGCAGCCATTGAAGCAACAACTGGCAGTGACTTGAAATCTACAATGTCCCGAGTGGTAATGGTACGGGTCCTGCGGGCGGTCGCTTCCATGCTTCAAAAGGCAGACAGTTTGGATGGAGCAGCTTCTGCTAAATCGGATCTCGAAGTATTACTAACGTTGCTGGAAATGCCTGAAGTTCTCGCGGCACTTAAGAAGGACGATCCAATAGCGCCTGCAAAATTGCGTGGCGTGAGAGCAATGGATGCGTTAGCACAAGCAGGAGGAGGTTGTGTATCAGGCGAAGAAGCTGGAAATGTGCTGAAAGTAAGTAGACAGGCAGTAGACAAAGCGCGAAGAGAAGGACGCTTGATTGCGCTTCCCCGCGGACAAAATCGCTGGGTCTACCCAATTTGGCAATTTCATGAAGGAACTTACCTAAATGGATTGACGGACGTTCTTGCGGAATTGAAAGAGTCTGGGCCATACGGACAGGTCACATTTTTCCTCAACAAAAATAGCCGTTTGACGAATAAGGCTCCACTGGACCTATTGAGAAAAGAGCCCGTCATCTCCGCTGCACGCTTATACGGCCAACACGGAGCGGTATAGTGAATTTCGGCTCCTCGCCTCCTGCTAATTTGCATCTCAGAGAATTGCCGTTGAGGCCTCTCAAAGATGTAGTCCTTTTTAGACCTTAACCGGTAAGATCCACTCTAATGGGAATCTGAAACTTCTCAAGCTGCTCATTGATCACATGCAACACGACACTTTCCGGCATTATCCCAAGAGCACTAGCTATCTGATACGCCTTCTCCATACTGGGCAGTTTTCTTCCATTCTCATAATCACTCAACTGCTGTTTGCTAATGCCAACCAATTCAGCAGCGTATGTTAATGTCCAGTCTTCCGCCAAACGGTAAGCACGTATTATTTGACCAAAGCTCAGATTCGTTGCACGCTTGCGCCAATAGACTTGATCATTGGCGTCAACTTTATTCTTATCGCGTTTTGCAGTCATGTACACCTTTACGGTGTACATGACTGAGACGAGCAGTCGCACTTAGTCAACCACCTCTTAAGCACCTCGCGTTAAATCACCTAGCGTTTTCGCAATTTAGCCAGAATGCGCAGAATTTCCAAGTAAAGCCAAACGAGAGTGACAAGCAGACCAAATGCTCCGTACCATTCCATGTATTTGGGCGCTTTGGCATTTACCCCTTGTTCAATGAAATCAAAATCAAGCACAAGATTGAGAGCTGCAACGATAGCAATTCCAACACACACCAATATTCCTACAGGACTGGTGTCATTCATATTTATAAACGGCACGCGCCAAAGATGCGAGAACATGCCGACCAAATCCACCAGATAAACAAGAGCGATACCGCCTGTTGCTGCAATCACTCCCAGCTTGAAGTTCTCAGTTACTCTTACCAGATGCGTTGTATATGCAAACAAGAGAGCCACCAAAACAGCGACAGTTATGCCAATTGCCTGCATGACGATGCCCTGATATTCGCCCTGGTATATTCCCGAGATACCGCCCAAGGCAAGTCCTTCCAAGATGGCATATACCGGGGCAAGAAAAGGCGCGTCTTTCTTATTGAAGACACAAATCATTGCCACCAAAAACCCACCAATTACACCAACCCAAAACAAACTTGTAACTAAAACTAAATTACCAGCGAAGTAAAGCTTCCAGGTAACAGCAGCACTTGTTATCAACAGCAATAATAGGAATGCGGTTTTAACGGCAGTGCCATCAAGCGTCATTACATTATCGCCTGCGACCAAACCTCCAGTTTGAACTTCTGCAAAAGTGTCTTTATTTAGAGCTGGGTTGCCTGTTTTGAATGCCATTTGAATTTACTCCACCATGACTCCGTACGTTCTTACAAAGATTCCAAGTATTCATACTAGCAAGTGTAGCACATGAATATTTTCGCTTACGATAACCAAAATGCTTTGGAATAGAAATCAGACACCTAGCCACTCGCGTTAATGTATGGGCTTAGATGCCCGAGTTCACACAACTTTCACGAACAAGTACTAAGCTCAAAGCAGGAGAAAAGGAGGAGTTATGAACGCTTTAACCGCTAACCAAGAATGTTGGTCATCTGCCGAAGTCAGCTCTTTCTCCCACGATTTGAAACGAGCCCTCAATATTCAATTGAGAGAATTTATCTACTGGCTGTATGACGTCGACAATGACAAGCCCGAGAAGTTGGATGCATCGGTCATAAAGAGCCTTTGCTTTTCTAAGGTTGCTTAAACGCATATTTTTCCTTGGTGCTATGATAGCCTCAATTGCATTTGCCTCTAGGAAAAAGTCGTGCCCACCCTAATTGCATTATTAGTCTTGATTCTATCTGCCCTTCCGACGCTCGCATGGGAGCAAGAAACCTACCAGCAGCACCTGGAAAAGCTAGAGCGAGAATCCGAAGGCGACAGGAATTTCTACAACCAAATATGGAATTTGGATCGTCATGCATCACGCTTCTGCGCAATTGCTTATTCCAAGACAACCTATCAATGGGGTTATTCCTGGGGCAAGGCAACTCGCCGACAAGCAGAGCAGGAAGCTATTAAACGTAGCGAGTCAAAGGATGCCGAAATTCTATGTTGGTCAAAAGGTGAGTGGTATTGTGCGCTAGCCGATGGACCCAAAAGCTACGGGGGCTCAGAGGGAGTAACGGCAGCAGACGCTAAAGCCAAGGCGTTAAAGATTGCCAACGATATAGCACCTGGCGCTCGCATTGTCTTGCTCGTTGGTGGTAATCCGCCGACCGTGCGTATATTCAAATAGACTGACGCATAGACCAGAGGCGCCATCCATGAAAATAGTAATCGTCTCCGACACCCATAATAGGCTAAGCGAAGTTAAGATCCCTGATGGAGATATTTTGATTCACTGCGGCGATTTCAGCATGGCCGGAAACGCCGAGGAATTCGAGCAATTTGCCAGAGATATGGAAGAATTGCCCCATAAATATAAGATTGTCATAGCCGGCAACCATGAATTACTTTTTGAAGCACAGCCAATGAATGCTAGAGGTATTCTGCGCGGTGTTACCTACTTGCAAGATGAAGCAATCGAGATTGAAGGACTCAAAATATACGGTAGTCCCTGGCAGCCCGAATTTGGCAACTGGGCATTTAACTTGCCACGCAATTCACCTTTGCTTATGCAAGTCTGGGAAAAGATTCCTCGTGATGTAAATGTACTCATAACTCACACACCTCCTCACGGAATTCTAGATAAAACCAGAGAGAAGAAGTCAGTTGGCTGTGAGGTATTGCGGCAGCGCTTAAAAGATTTAAGAAGCGTCAAACTTCATTGCTTTGGTCATATTCATCCTGCCTACGGAAAGAAAAGAATCGGCGATACTTTGTTTGTAAATGCGGCAATTGTTGACGATAAATACAAGCCGGCCAATCAGCCAATTTCCTGCACATTGTGATTTGTTACTGATACCGAAGCTTCTCCATGTGAGACGAGTACGACTTGGTATTTTCCAAATACGCATTCACTTTATCCATGTCCCATTTCTTGTAGTATCACTAAGCGATACCAAGCACTATTTAACGAACCTTATGTTTAGACTTCCAGGGCGTATCCTTGTCCACGGAAAAAATGGTCAATTGCTCACTAGGCTGCTCTTGCGCCTGCAAATCAGACTCGGAGTGCACACTACCGTTACCTCGAATGTGACCAACATCAATCCCATTATCCTGCAGCACTTTCGCCACAAGCAGTCGTCGATGACAACCACTTGGATCTTCTTCACCACATAGCAGCGCTATCGTGAATGTAGTACTGCCCTTGCTCAGTCTTTCGATAGCAGTTTTGAATGCTTCCGACTCGGCAATTTTCCAATAGAGCACATGCCCATCCTCGTCATAGAATGACTCGTCTTTTGGCATGCCTCCTAATTCACGTCCCAGAAATACATATTTTAAGCCGGCAGTTTGCAACGACAACTTCAAATTATCTTTGCTAAAGTGCGGAGTGTATTTCGAGTATGGTGACGAACGAACATCAGCGATTGCTTCTATTTTGAATTTCGCCAATTGATCTATAAAGCTTTCAATCGATTGATTGGAATGACCAATCGTGAATACTCTGTACAAATCACTAACTCTTCTTGGTCTTCGCTTCTTTTTTCAACAAACTAATTGCTTTCTTCAAATTGTTATCCAAAGTCTTCATCTGTCCATCCAAAGATTTGGACGTTGAAGCAATCGCCGCATTGTCATAGGGACGAGCTTTG is a genomic window containing:
- a CDS encoding XRE family transcriptional regulator gives rise to the protein MQKRNEATRRKRKYDMEESSGNVFKDIGFDDDEAASLLARAELISKLRDLIEASGMSQRQIASVLRVRQPRVAEIMGMKTQCFSVDLLLRYLARLGTKVSFNFEHETGVA
- a CDS encoding type II toxin-antitoxin system RelE/ParE family toxin — protein: MLLKPIKWVGASRSILKQFPDEARYKAGSELFRLQEGKTPTDWKPMSIVGAGAKEIRIHVPNEYRVIYVAKFEEAIYVLHCFKKTTHKTSHHDIEIARSAYAEAQRSHKTQKKI
- a CDS encoding helix-turn-helix domain-containing protein; translated protein: MRLLVSVMYTVKVYMTAKRDKNKVDANDQVYWRKRATNLSFGQIIRAYRLAEDWTLTYAAELVGISKQQLSDYENGRKLPSMEKAYQIASALGIMPESVVLHVINEQLEKFQIPIRVDLTG
- a CDS encoding Bax inhibitor-1/YccA family protein — its product is MAFKTGNPALNKDTFAEVQTGGLVAGDNVMTLDGTAVKTAFLLLLLITSAAVTWKLYFAGNLVLVTSLFWVGVIGGFLVAMICVFNKKDAPFLAPVYAILEGLALGGISGIYQGEYQGIVMQAIGITVAVLVALLFAYTTHLVRVTENFKLGVIAATGGIALVYLVDLVGMFSHLWRVPFINMNDTSPVGILVCVGIAIVAALNLVLDFDFIEQGVNAKAPKYMEWYGAFGLLVTLVWLYLEILRILAKLRKR
- a CDS encoding DUF4189 domain-containing protein is translated as MPTLIALLVLILSALPTLAWEQETYQQHLEKLERESEGDRNFYNQIWNLDRHASRFCAIAYSKTTYQWGYSWGKATRRQAEQEAIKRSESKDAEILCWSKGEWYCALADGPKSYGGSEGVTAADAKAKALKIANDIAPGARIVLLVGGNPPTVRIFK
- a CDS encoding metallophosphatase domain-containing protein — protein: MKIVIVSDTHNRLSEVKIPDGDILIHCGDFSMAGNAEEFEQFARDMEELPHKYKIVIAGNHELLFEAQPMNARGILRGVTYLQDEAIEIEGLKIYGSPWQPEFGNWAFNLPRNSPLLMQVWEKIPRDVNVLITHTPPHGILDKTREKKSVGCEVLRQRLKDLRSVKLHCFGHIHPAYGKKRIGDTLFVNAAIVDDKYKPANQPISCTL
- a CDS encoding DUF488 domain-containing protein — its product is MYRVFTIGHSNQSIESFIDQLAKFKIEAIADVRSSPYSKYTPHFSKDNLKLSLQTAGLKYVFLGRELGGMPKDESFYDEDGHVLYWKIAESEAFKTAIERLSKGSTTFTIALLCGEEDPSGCHRRLLVAKVLQDNGIDVGHIRGNGSVHSESDLQAQEQPSEQLTIFSVDKDTPWKSKHKVR